The Setaria viridis chromosome 2, Setaria_viridis_v4.0, whole genome shotgun sequence DNA window TGCAGGGGTGGGGGAAGAATTGGACAAAAATTACGTGTGTACATGCGTGAACGAGTAGGCGCTGAGCTGATGCTAAAAACAGCTGAAGTCGTTCGttgcttttaaaaaaaaatccaaccaaacacacgACACGACGCGACACGATATCTGGATGAAGTGATGGACACAAGACGAGGTGGCGGAGAAAAAGGAAACGATGATACTAGATGGGACAAAGAAAACCGTTCGGGGCCAGGAGCAATTACACGGGAAGAAAATGTTTGGAAAATGGCAGGTCTTGCAATTAAGTGGAAGTCCAGGGGCATCACGCTTGCACACTGAGCTAAGTGCACGCCAGTGGCCATCCTGCTCCCACTCCCCTCACTCCCACGCGCACGCAAACCACTGCGCCCGCACCGCCCTCCACGCTCCACGCGCCCCCGCCCCGCACcatgcgccgcctccgcctcgccgacgcgctcctccccatcctcctcgccctcgcggccggtggcgccgccacaacagctgcggccgccgcggcgaaggctcccgcggccccgccggcgccgccgaacGTGACGGCGGAGATGGCCAAGGGCGGGTGCAAGGCGTTCGCGGACCTGATCGCGGCGTCCCCCGACGCGTCGTCCACGTACCAGTCGGCCGTGGAGGGCGGCATGACGGTGTTCTGCCCCTCCGACGACGCCGTCAGGGCGTTCCTGCCCAAGTACAGGAACCTCACCGCCGACGGGAAGGCCGAGCTGCTGCTGTTCCACGCCGTGCCGGTGCACTACTCGCTGGGGAGCCTCAAGTCCAACAACGGGCCGATGAACACGCTCGCCACCGACGGCGCCGCCAAGAACTACAACTTCACGCTGCAGAACCAGGGCGACGTCGTCACCATCAGGACCACGGCGTCGGCGGGCGCCCCCGCGCGGGTCAAGTCCACGGCGCTCGACAAGGACCCGCTCGCCATCTACGTCATCGACCGCGTCGTCCAGCCCGTCGAGCTCTTCaagcccgcgccggcgccgacgcccgcgcccgcgcccgcccccgccgcggacGCGCCGAAAGCGGCCGGTGGCaagcccgcgcgccgcccggcacccGCCGTGGCCGACGCGCCCGGGCCCGCTGAGGATGACGCCGCTCCGGTGGACCAGAAGAAGGACGCCAagaagagcgcggcggcggctggcgcgccGTGCTTCCGGTGGTGGCTCGCCACCGCATtagcggccgcggccgcggcctccaCATTGGCTTAGCTGTCGACCGAGGggctttcctttttgttttctttttattttcggTGTTGGTCTATTGGCGTGTGGTCGTGGGTGTGATGGCGTGCTTGCGAGATTTGTGCTTCTTTCTTGGAAGAAAATAGTGTATGTGTGCTTGCATATTCGTGCTTCATTTTAGAATTTTGTTCTTGTTTTTTGGTACTTGTGCTCCACTAGAGTGTGGCTTAAGTGTTCATCAGGAGcactctttttccttcttcttgttCTGACTAATGCAATCTGGATGCTTAATTGCTGGTTTTGACACGAGAGCAACTTTGGTGGTTTCTCTTCGCAACTTCTGTGAGAGAAGCTTACGGTTACCATCGTTGCCAAGTTGTAGCGCTCTCGGTCAAATCTCCCTTTACAAAATCTGAATCTTGCTCTGCTGGTCTTCTCCATAGGCCATAAACAATTGCATCGCAGGATCCTTTGCCCTGAACCGAGTGCCGCCTCTGCGCATTCATTTCTTGCGACTCCAGTTGTCGGTGGATGCCATTAGGCACACTCTTCGCAGGTCAAACAACGCAAGCCACGCATTGCCAGTAGTAAAAAATAATTCTAGCGCGGCAGTAACATCTCCGTTTTTTAAAAATCAAAAGGGTGGCAGTAAAAtcactgtttcttcaggaggAAAGCGAGGTTCATCGGGGCGGCACTGTTGTGAGTGAACGGACGGCACGCATGAACTCTGGCCTCCGGTTTCCATTTAGGCCCAGTCTTTGGCGACGTGGGGCACGAAAGCGAACTGCGCCACCGACGGGACTGTGGGCCTCAAACGCTGACACCGTCCACTGGGTTACAAACATAGCCCAAACGTCTTTTGGTGCGGGAAAGTACTTTGGACTGTGTCGGTCCGTTCGTAGCACAGCGAATGCCAATCTCGTGTCAGTGTCAGTAGTCGATGATGCCGTAAATCCGGGTGGGAGCTTTCGCAGTTCAGTCACAAGAAACCTGGCAGACTGCCACGTCGGCCTAAGGCCTGTGGGCCCAGTCTCGGCCCGGTCCCAGCCGCCCAGAGCGGTCAACGACACCCGTCAGCTTTGAACCACCCGTTGTGACCATGCTACTGCAAGCACATGCCTGTAGACACGCTAGTTTCgcgcagctgcagcctgcaagCCTGCAAGCGCGCGCCACCGCCGAGGCAACCAATGGCCAGGAGCCGCCATGGATGCAACGCCGCCTAAAAatggccgcctcctccccctacATAAGCCCGGACGCGCGCTGCTCGTCGTCGCCACGATTGATCAGCAAAAGCCAAGCGCGGGGGAACGACGGTGAGCTAGCTAGCCAAGAGCCGTGCACGCAGACGGTCGGTCGCCCAATGGCTCGCGCAGCGCTTGTCCTGGGtttgctcctcctcgccgccctcgcggtggcgccgttcgccgccgaggcgcagaagaaggcggactccaccgcctccgcgcccgcgccgtccgcggacgcaccggcggccgccgcgccggccgcggatGGTCCCAgcgggccggccgccgcccccggccctgAGGGCATCGACGGCCTCTCCGACTCGGACGGCTCCGACGACAACTGATCAAGTCCGTTCGATTCGAAGCGGGATGGAAGCAAGCAAGACCGCAAGACCGATCGCCGGGTTGGATTTAAGACTGTAATAATATGGGTAGGGCGTGACGACTGTTAGGATGGTTGTCCTATGAATATGTGCTTGTCAatcttttttaccttttctttttttggtatTTTCAGTTGTGTGATATCGTCATCTTCTTAAATAGTAACTGTAATATTTGGTAATATTAGACTATGCAATTATTTCTATACCTCGATGCTGAATGATTCTCCGAGTGCCCTGTGCTTCATGTTATGATTGTGCTTCGCCGTGTCATATGTATAAGATAAGCAGAGTACTATTTAGGTCTTCATGATCACCTCATGAGCATTAATCCCATACAATTATCTCAACATTTTGCATAGAGCCACTGATAGCTCAATATAAAAGACTTGCTACAAGCATGCGAGACAACTCTCAAAATATAGAAtttcagtaaaaaaaattaattttagATTGTACCATACGACTTGATTACTCGAGCCTCCATAATCTTTTTACTTCCGCCACCACTAGAACCTAAGGAAGACAAGGAATGACACTGAAGTGCCAAATCCTACTACATGATTGGAGGATAATTGACGGCGGATAAGTGATTAGGAGTACGGCACCATACCAATAAGCTCGAGGGAAATGGAGGCATTCAGTTAGCCGCTCCTACCTCCAATTTGTCCCTGTGTAGTCTTACTCTGAACTTGTCCGCCacagtagtgttgtccattcgTTATTTATCGATATAATCTGCGACTGTCCACtgaaatgtttcaaaaaaaacatcTTTCTCTACTGAATAGTGATGGAATAAACGTTGTCCCAATCTCTACATCCTAAGATGTATATGGCCGATAATTATTGCAAAGTTTGCATATCATACTTTGAATGTTACTTTTCAAGCCTCAAGCCACTTGGAcactttagaaaaagaaaaaaaatcctattctaaaaaaacaaaacatctagGCACCAATTTTACTCAAATCATCGTAGCTGttagatctattatgttttctaaaaaattacccatctCTACCATTgcataaaataaactaaagtaacccctaatcttgttctaaattacccacttatggtattaaaaaataatttaaaataaccacataatttgcatctaaattgtCCGCCACTAACAttgtaaaaagaaaaattaaccacttaaatttgcatctaaatcaCCTACACATGACATTATTAAATATAACAAGAGGTAACactaaatttgaatccaaatcacctacATTAAAAGTATACCCTAATGTATACTAATATCTTATTCTAAATTATCCATTTCTTACATTATGGGTATAGAAAACAATAATTACGGtatatgtgtgtatatatatatatgtgtgatGTATGTCATCATTTATAAGtaatagaggaagtgatgagaatatagattttcatgttaaaaatATAGCCCGTTCATTAAGCAAATTTAAgtgcatacctgcgatgcaaaatgaaaaaaatattatagagtaattaataACTAAAATCTATGATACTTGGATgaaaataataagtatatatctatataagtattatgttcgaatatttaacaaatgagagagtATGCGCGTAGGGTAACAATTGTAGCAATACCATGTAAGTTAACCATATAAGTTAATTGTAGCAATACCCTTCCTTGCATGGTAATTGGCAAAATCTATCAGCCTACGCAAAAATAATTCCAACAAACGTTAACTTTGTCGTCACCTGAAAACCCCCGGGACgattttcgaaaaaaaaaacagagagagttCCGACAACACTGGAAGAACCTCGTCCATTCGTCCAACGGCTACAACCGCGCGGCGCCGGTCGCGGAGGCGCCACGGCTCAAGGCCTAGCGCGGCAAACAATTGTTCGGCCACGGGCAGCCCCGCCCAAAAATAGCCCGCCTCCGCCAGCAATATAAACCCGgcctcgccaccacctccgTCCCCGCACCACAGCAAACGCAGCGACACCAGCGCCCACCTCGCCGCTCGCATAAGCCAGATCGCCACCAGCAACCCGATCGAGAGAGGCACCCATGGCTCGCGCTAGCGTCGCCTTCGCCCTCGCCGCGCTTCTCTTCGTGGCCATGGCCGTGGCGCCACTGGCCCAGGCAACGAAGTCCGCCGACGCGCCGGCCgcggacgcccccgccgccgacgcacCGGCTGCCGATGGCCCCAGCGGGCCGGCGGCCGCACCCGGCCCCGAGGGCATCGACGGCCTCTCCGACGACTCCGACGACGGTTCGAACTGAGGCGAAGTACGTGGTTCGCGGTCGGAGCCAATGATCCGGTTGATTTGGAACAGGGCAGGGGAGGGAGTTGAGATCAGTCGCCGGATTTGTTTCTAAAcgattctttctttctcttcacAGTTTAAATTTCGATGCTTGTATGTTCTTAGTGCGTAACGATTGCATCGTTTGGTTATCAATGACTCATCAAGAATGAATCATATGCCATTCTACTGTTCGATCATTTCTGTGCTTCTGAGCAACTGATACGGCGTGCAATTCGTGTACTCTGCAACATTTGATTCAGAAATTGTTTCGACATTGTTTTCGCCAACTTTGCAATCATGAGATAGCGAGGACTTCAGGGAGATCAGAGGACTGTTTCCTTGAGCTATCATTCACAAAAGCAAGAATTTCAATGAGGGAGATAACTGAAAAATGCAGCGTTGAACAATGATGCCACTCTAGGACCTAGATCCGCTCTCTATTTTCCTAATGGCACGTGCAATGTTATATaagtaaaacaaaaggaaacatGCAAGGATGAGCGTGGCACTCTCAAGGGTAACCTTAAGCTTGAGGGTGGACATGAAACCAAGGCCGTAGGCGATACAGGGAATAAATACTGAGATAGTGATGTGCGCTTCGCCGCTTCCTACACTATTCCCCCGCCTTACCATGAATGGACTTCTATTTGCGCTTCCTACATTCGGCAACATCATTATTTCTAGATCACCAAaagttttttagaaaatggagaaCATGCAGATGGAAGAAAATTGTTCTGAAACATATACATTTGATACTAGACATGGTTCTTCACAAACCGAGGCAATAATAGTCCACAAATAGTGATACATCGATCTaggcttccaagttccaactcaCTTATGAAATATAAATACAATATAATCGGGTTTCGTAGGAGCTAAAATGGAATCCCGAAAGAGATGAAAAGTTTTTATcctttcaaaattttattcCGATATCCATTGAACCAAATGCAAAATGACAACTACTCAAAATCCATTACATCCAGCGCGTTCCTCTGAATAAAACTGTATGTTTACCTCACAAACAACAGAAGAGATGCTTTTTAGTGACAACTTTCATTAATTTTACTATCTGATGAAATGAAGAATTTCACATGAACGCAGTGTATACATTCCCACGGGGATTCAGGGGGAAACCGAGAATAATACTCAACAGTTCAGCATCTCATTTGCCACTCCAAAGCTCAATATAGACCACAGAGCGCATGTAATGCTTAATCCTTCAGCCAGCGAGAAATACGGCCAAGCGATTTGCCAATTTAGCAGCGCCTCGCCCATGCCCAACTAGCACCCGGCACATGTCCACTCGGGCACTCACCCATCGGATCGCCAAACAAATCGCCTCGCGCGCGACCACCAACCGCGGCGTGCGCGCGCCTCCGCTTCTCTTGCTCCCGCGCGTACGTATAGCCCTCTGCTTCCTCCCGTGCCTCCTCTGCCACAGCCCATCATTCAAGCTACCCAAGCCCACGTCCACCATGTCTCGCGCGCTCGCCCTTGCGGTCCtcctgctggccgccgccgcggtggcgccgctgGCCTCGGCGCACGGGGTCGGGGCGGAGTCCGTCACGGGCGCCAAGGAGTTCGCCGGCGCCGGGTCCAAGGGCGCCAGCGCCAAGGAGTTCGCCAGGGCGGTCGGGGCCGACCCCGACCCCTCCCCGGCCAGCGGCCTGCCGGCCGACCCGGCGCCCGACGCGCGCCCCTAGGACAGAAGCAGTGGAGCACGCACCGTCCCCGACTCCTCCCCGTCCCGTGTTCCGTACGTTGACGCGTTGGCCTGATGGTTAAGATGTACACGAACGCGATGCCTTTTCATTTCATCCTGCATGTGTGTTCTCTTGCGTTTTTCTTTGGTTGTCGTGACGCAGACGTGAGAAGTTCTGTCACTCTGTCTGTGGAAAAATGTCACTCTGACGCTTGGGTCGTAAGTGGAATTGTACATCCAGCCTCCGGTTCACTGCTGGCTGATTTCTCATGTGAAAGAAATTGGACATTTGATTGTTGAAAACATGCATACGTTTTGAGATCGAAGCTGCTATGTTTTCATGCTCATGCTGTGAGTACCGTATGGCGATCTACGGCATGCTTCCCAGTGGACAACGTCCCCTTCCTCTCAGAATAACAGCTGATTATGTTCGTGCAAAACAGTTCATATTTCAAGGAAGATTAAAGCAGTACCTATAAGACTATAACTATCTATTGACGCTGGTATGATGTATACGAACTCGAGTCGTATGGACTATACATTCATCTGGTCCAAGAGATGACCAACAGAACTCAATGCACTCAAAACTTTTCGCAGAGAGTGCATGCCATGTGAGAGCTTGATCCATGCCAGCTTTCTCCATCACTACATGCATGCGTACAGAAACGAGGGAGATTTTATACAGCGCCATTGTCCATGAGTCGAGTATTTAAGTAGCCACCCCTGTTGTACCATTTTGGCGTTTCTCCTTTCAACATGCAATGAAGGATCTTGCGGAATATCATCTCCCGTAATCGTTGATCCCACGCGCCAGATGCTTTGTGGCATGCCCTGAACATACTTTATTAGTTTCCATCAACGAGACGCTTATCTGTAAAGTGACCACACACATTAATATATGATATAGTACCACGGTAAGCATGGTGCGCATAATATATCACTACATTTGTTATAAACTCAGCTTGACAGAATAGTTTTAATCCCAAACTATCAGAATAAGGGGTGTCGATCACTTTGGTTGGGGTGCTGGcttaaatgtgatccaattgaTTATGTGTCTACTCTGACTGCTTGAGTATCGGTTGCAGCATTAAGAAAAAGTCATGGTATTAGTTGTTGTAGATTAGGACTGGCGTCAGATTATCGTTCTCAATCAGTGCATTCTGCAATCTGCATCCTGAGCCTGTGTGTTTTTCGATCCAATGGTTCAAAGGCTACCCAAAATTATTGTACCATGGTGCCTTTTGTACACTAATACAGCTGATTCCTGACAAATGGAGTTCTAGTATGGTGACTTCTGCACGCAGCATTAATATCAAATGGGAGTTCTGTGGGACTTTCAGAGAAGCTTTAGTTCTTTGACACTGACCTTCTGAATCTGTAGTCTCCTAAAGCCTAGCCCTTGCTGCTTCCCTGGATTCATATCCCATGACACCGGGGATGTGAGTTTCAAGGTATTTCTCCCAATTGATGAACTTGGTATCACAGGGGATCAGTTCTCTGTCTCTTTTGTTCATCATCGCGATAAGCCTCTGCATGTTGGAATCATCAAACCTGCAAGCAAAGGTGCAAAATGGGAACAACTCTTGATAAGAAATGGTTCATAGTATCCTTCCTGGAGCTACCTCTACCTTACCTCCTCTTGAAGAATGTGCCTGGCCGGAACACTTCTGCAAGGGCCACTGTGAAATTGTACTCTCTCTTGAGATGGTTGTATCTGTCAAGCTCGTCAGTGGTAGACAACCCACGGCCTGCCGTATCCTGCAACCGAAAATATTGACACGCTTTGTAAGAAAATAGACACAAAATTCAATGCAGTTATATTTATTAGGGGATGGCATGTGGGTTGTGATGgatcttttattttttcatcGGTTGTCGTGTGGGGCCCAACAAAAATATGACGAATGATGGTTGAAAACCTAGGTGACATGGATGCCATCTAGGCGGATCAACAATGATGATTTTTGACTTTGAGTGAACCATTCAGTAAGTTTAGGACCTAGATATGTAAATTAACAGTTCAGGGAAATAGGTAACACCCTGGAACAAGTTTAGGGAAATATGTAGATTAACCATTCAGTAAGTTTAGGACCGCTGGTGCCTTTAGTCCATATTTAATTATAAACCAACCTGCATTGGCACCTTGTAGTGTATGTCCATGTGCTTATAGAAGCTGGCCATTGTTGCTGGCACAATCAGCTGCTTCACCTTGATTCCCTCTCCCCCTGCACCGACAAATGGTTTCTCTGAGAAGTATCTGAACATTATATGTATCAGCTCGCCTATCTTGAGTGGGTTGCGCATTGAAGAACCAATGTGATAGATCAAGCCCGATTGACCTCGAGGGTGGTAACTGATAACGCAAAGCATTCCATTGACCACAGTGTCCGCAGGCACCTGCAAGCCATCCACAAAAATGATACTTATCTGTAGTGACTTGCACTTATTAGAACAAATCATCTGTAGTTTCCACTACAAATCAATtctttatgctaaacacaagaAGAATGTATCGTACAATGTCTATGACAGTAGTGACATCTGCAGGAAGAACCTTCAGAATCCCCTTACCATAATTGGTAATCCACGTGTCAATTGTTCTGCACCAATTTCACACCATATTTCAAAGTGAGTTGCTGATGATAATTGAATGTAAGTTATTGAAGCAATCAAGTGAGGATGAATGGTTCAGTATACTGCTGAAACTGACTTGATTCCTTCTATCCATCCAGGAAAAGGCTCTTTCCATGTGCTCGTCGTGGATGTTGGACGGATTATGGCAATTGGTAGCCGCAATCTCTGTTCATATGCTAGCATCTCACCCATTGCCTTTGTGAAAACATAGGTACTCATCCATCCAAACTTCTGAGCCCTGTTTAGCCATCATGTAGAAATTTCAGAACATCATTCCTGATGATGTATCATGTATTAAAGTGAAACTATCAAGACTAAATTGTGCAGGTAATGAATCAAGTTCAGATGCAAAACCTTTGTGTGCCAATCTTCTTCATGGTGCGTCTTATAGTATCTTCTGAAGCATTCCTGCAAACTAGTTCTTTCAGCTTCGCCTCTGTCAATGCCATTTCTTCTGAAATATCTAAATCTGATTGGCCATCATAGCTCCTGTACTGGTGAAATGGCTTCTCCAGCATGATCCCTGATTCCTTTCCATTGACATAAGCTGGAATTGGGAAACGGTTCTCTCATTCAAGAAGAAATTCCTTTTTGTTGGATAGAAGTGAGCTGATGCCAATTTCAGGTCTCACCAGTTGACACGAGGAGTAGTAGTTCTAGCTTTGCACATTGTGATGCGATTTCGATAATATGCTTTACACCCATAGTGTTTATTGCCAAAGCAGTTCGTATCTGCACTTATGATCAGGGGTAACAACGTGAGCATCATAGACTAACCCCTTTTTTATCTGATTAAAAAAAGAACAATTACAGCACAACTTTCTCACCTTTCTCTGAAGTTAACTGTCGCGGCCATATGAACGATGATGTCTGTTTGTTTCAATATATCTTCAGCAAGCGCGACATCTCCTATACCCAAATTCTTCAACGAGACATCTCCCGCCACAGGGTAAACCTTGTCCCAGAACCATGAACTGAAATGCTTTTGGTACTTCTCTCGCAAAGGTCGAAATATCTGAAGTTGCATAATCTGATATTGCAGGCAACAAGACCAAGGAAACAAAGATGAACTGGATCAAAATCAAATCAATCACTCAAATACCTCAAAAACGACCGTATGAGATATTCGCAAAAAGCAGGGCGGAGAAGAAGGCGACCTCGGAGCGGACCCGCTCCGTTGCAGAAGCCTGGTCGCCGGCGCGCACCAGGAGGTACAGCCTCTTCACCGGGGGCTGCAGCCGCAGGACCTTCTCCACAAGGACTGCATCTCATAACCCAACAAAGCATCAAGATCCATTCACTGGACTCCCCAAACGCACTAAAAAGCATAAGGATTTCGCCGCTACGTTTTGCTATGAATCCGGTGGCGCCCGTGATGAGGACCGTCTTGTTGTGGAGGCGCTCCGCGACCCCGGcgggctccatggctagacccaGATTCGAGCGACCAAGTGAGAGAGCAGGTTGAGGACGGCGGGCTCCGTGGGCAGCAACCAGCAATGGTGGATTGGtggggagggcggcggtggcgggggccgcGGGCCGCGGGGGAGGGCGCGGAAAGACGAAAAGTTTCCCTATCGTGGGGTCTCGCCACTGGCAGGCGGGTCCCATTCTGTGGGCAGGTGGGGGGGACCACCAGTCATTCCCACGCGCGGGGCGCGGCACTGACACGGGCACACGGCCGAGCATATAGTAGCTTCAATTGCTTCAAGATTCATGTGCGATCTACGTGCCATCCGATCAccctcatcttcctctcctcctctcttctcgtGCTGCCGCTCAATCTCCCCATGCCGTCGAGGAATGCAAATCCAGTGGAGCAGGCGGGAGGTAGTGGGAGCAGGTGGCGGGAGGTCGCCACCGGCCGGGGTGGTTGTTGAGGTCGGCGGGGGTAGGCTTTCGAGGTTACAGAGAGCTCCAATGGCCACAAAGAGAGTCGGGGCAGCGGAAGGTCCGACGGCGATGGAGGTGAATGTCGTGGGAGTGTCGCTGGGCGGGCGTGGGATTAGGAAGGACGGGGTCGAGGGGTCGACGGTGAACGGTGGGCGGGCGacgtgctcgccgccggccggggtggtggaggagggaggcggaggtggtggttggctggaggaagaggaggaggaatgaGATGGTCTGTCGGATGAGCCAGAAGCTATATCTTCTATATAGCTTACGAAAACTAGATAAGTCAATTTCCTCATTGTCACAAAAATTTGTTGAGTTCTTTATatgctatagaatttttcaaAATTCTCTCAGTGCTGTTGAATCTATGATTTATCCTCCACCAACCTTTGAAAGTGCTCTTACGAGTGGTTGGAAAATATAATTGTACCCTAATAAGTTAGCCCCCACCTGATCCTTGCGTCGTTTTGTTCTACGCATCACAAATTCGCCTCCATAAAGACATCGACTTTCAACCTCACAATCAAAGTACTTGACAAAAAGATCGTAGACTTCtgaggccctgtttgtttccaccctcctaaaattttaactcctaaaagtgactaaaaagttTTAGGAGGCTCAAAACCCCTAAAACCTCCTAAAACCAGTGCTGGACTCCCACTACCCCTCCTTTATTGCCTCTGCCCCGCACCCTCCTCCCGACCGCACCCTCCCCGACCCTGCCgtcgctccctccctcctccacaccgccgcccgcggcctctCACCGGCGGCCGTGCCAtcccccgccggatccgccgcccccgctcccttgCACCGCCGCACGGGTCGGCCGTGGCGCTCCCATCCTCCTCGGCGCTGGCTGCTCCTCTAATCCGGCCGCCGCTCGATCCGCCATCGACGCCGGCTTCCGCGACCGAGAATCGTCGGCTGGGCGCTCCCCAGCcggatccccgccgccgccggatccgggagAGGGAGGATCGGGAGGGGGGCGGCCgtgccggggaagaagaggaggggaggggcgcggcgaccgggattggaggggagggggtggcggtcgagggaaggagagaggggagg harbors:
- the LOC117842847 gene encoding fasciclin-like arabinogalactan protein 1, yielding MRRLRLADALLPILLALAAGGAATTAAAAAAKAPAAPPAPPNVTAEMAKGGCKAFADLIAASPDASSTYQSAVEGGMTVFCPSDDAVRAFLPKYRNLTADGKAELLLFHAVPVHYSLGSLKSNNGPMNTLATDGAAKNYNFTLQNQGDVVTIRTTASAGAPARVKSTALDKDPLAIYVIDRVVQPVELFKPAPAPTPAPAPAPAADAPKAAGGKPARRPAPAVADAPGPAEDDAAPVDQKKDAKKSAAAAGAPCFRWWLATALAAAAAASTLA
- the LOC117846073 gene encoding uncharacterized protein, which produces MSTRALTHRIAKQIASRATTNRGVRAPPLLLLPRVRIALCFLPCLLCHSPSFKLPKPTSTMSRALALAVLLLAAAAVAPLASAHGVGAESVTGAKEFAGAGSKGASAKEFARAVGADPDPSPASGLPADPAPDARP
- the LOC117846072 gene encoding LOW QUALITY PROTEIN: fatty acyl-CoA reductase 1 (The sequence of the model RefSeq protein was modified relative to this genomic sequence to represent the inferred CDS: substituted 1 base at 1 genomic stop codon) — translated: MEPAGVAERLHNKTVLITGATGFIAKLLVEKVLRLQPPVKRLYLLVRAGDQASATERVRSEIMQLQIFRPLREKYQKHFSSWFWDKVYPVAGDVSLKNLGIGDVALAEDILKQTDIIVHMAATVNFRERXEMQIRTALAINTMGVKHIIEIASQCAKLELLLLVSTAYVNGKESGIMLEKPFHQYRSYDGQSDLDISEEMALTEAKLKELVCRNASEDTIRRTMKKIGTQRAQKFGWMSTYVFTKAMGEMLAYEQRLRLPIAIIRPTSTTSTWKEPFPGWIEGIKTIDTWITNYGKGILKVLPADVTTVIDIVPADTVVNGMLCVISYHPRGQSGLIYHIGSSMRNPLKIGELIHIMFRYFSEKPFVGAGGEGIKVKQLIVPATMASFYKHMDIHYKVPMQDTAGRGLSTTDELDRYNHLKREYNFTVALAEVFRPGTFFKRRFDDSNMQRLIAMMNKRDRELIPCDTKFINWEKYLETHIPGVMGYESREAARARL